The Sphingopyxis fribergensis genome contains a region encoding:
- the ndk gene encoding nucleoside-diphosphate kinase, translating to MAVTRTFSIIKPDATRRNITGAVTKMLEDAGLRVVASKRIHMSREQAEGFYAVHKERPFFGELVDFMISGPVVVQVLEGEDAMQRNRDIMGATNPKDAAPGTIRKELAESIEANTVHGSDSDENAAIEIAYFFKPEEIVG from the coding sequence ATGGCGGTCACTCGCACTTTCTCGATCATCAAGCCCGACGCCACGCGTCGCAACATCACCGGCGCCGTCACCAAGATGCTGGAAGACGCCGGCCTGCGCGTGGTCGCGTCGAAGCGCATCCACATGAGCCGGGAACAGGCCGAAGGCTTCTACGCGGTCCACAAGGAACGCCCCTTCTTTGGCGAGCTCGTCGATTTCATGATCAGCGGCCCCGTCGTCGTCCAGGTCCTCGAGGGCGAAGACGCGATGCAGCGCAACCGCGACATCATGGGCGCGACCAACCCCAAGGACGCCGCCCCCGGCACGATCCGCAAGGAGCTGGCCGAAAGCATCGAAGCGAACACCGTTCACGGTTCTGACAGCGACGAAAATGCGGCGATCGAAATCGCCTATTTCTTCAAGCCCGAAGAAATCGTCGGTTAA
- a CDS encoding DNA polymerase III subunit chi, with translation MARVDFYRLTRDPVERVLPALATRILANGDRLLVVAAPAMQRQAIDAALWTLNPASFLPHGMAGSPDEEIEPILIAGTLDPSPPNRASHLALADGEWREEALGFDRTFLLFDNSRIDDARALWRTLAARDDVDNRFWKQDENGRWSEGP, from the coding sequence ATGGCGCGCGTCGACTTTTACCGGCTGACCCGCGACCCGGTCGAACGGGTGCTCCCCGCGCTCGCGACGCGCATCTTGGCAAACGGCGATCGCCTGTTGGTGGTCGCCGCGCCCGCGATGCAGCGGCAAGCGATCGACGCGGCGCTGTGGACGCTGAATCCCGCGAGCTTCCTGCCGCACGGAATGGCGGGATCGCCCGACGAGGAGATTGAGCCGATCCTGATCGCGGGGACGCTCGATCCGTCGCCGCCCAACCGCGCCAGCCACCTCGCGCTTGCCGATGGCGAATGGCGCGAGGAAGCATTGGGGTTCGACCGCACCTTCCTGCTCTTCGACAACAGCCGCATCGATGACGCCCGCGCTCTCTGGCGCACGCTCGCGGCGCGCGACGACGTCGACAACCGCTTCTGGAAACAGGACGAAAACGGCCGCTGGTCCGAAGGGCCCTAG